One Streptococcus sp. DTU_2020_1001019_1_SI_AUS_MUR_006 DNA window includes the following coding sequences:
- a CDS encoding L-threonylcarbamoyladenylate synthase produces MTKHIQWDGTLSQEGYDILKGEGGCIVCPTKVGYIIMTSDKAGLERKFEAKERNRNKPGVVLCGSMDELRALAQLNPEIETFYQKHWDEDILLGCILPWKPEAFEKLKAYGDGREELMTDVRGTSCFVIKFGKAGEQLAAKLWEEGKMVYASSANPSGKGNRGKVEGIGQRIEGAVDLVIEADDYVASIQPDKTIETRYEQGVMVSMVDKDGKLIPEQGGARSTSPAPVVIRKGLDIDKIMMHLSDTFNSWDYRQGEYY; encoded by the coding sequence ATGACAAAACACATTCAATGGGACGGAACACTTTCACAAGAAGGCTACGACATTTTAAAAGGTGAGGGCGGATGTATCGTTTGTCCTACTAAAGTCGGTTACATTATCATGACTAGTGACAAGGCTGGACTTGAACGTAAGTTTGAAGCCAAAGAACGTAACCGTAACAAACCAGGTGTTGTTCTCTGTGGTAGCATGGATGAGCTTCGCGCTTTAGCACAACTCAATCCAGAAATTGAAACCTTCTACCAAAAACATTGGGACGAAGACATTCTCCTTGGTTGTATTCTTCCTTGGAAACCAGAAGCTTTTGAAAAATTGAAAGCATACGGTGATGGACGTGAGGAACTCATGACTGACGTTCGTGGAACGAGTTGTTTTGTCATCAAGTTTGGTAAAGCTGGTGAACAGTTGGCTGCTAAACTTTGGGAAGAAGGCAAGATGGTCTACGCTTCATCAGCTAACCCGTCTGGAAAAGGAAATCGTGGTAAGGTGGAAGGAATCGGTCAACGTATCGAAGGAGCAGTGGATCTTGTCATTGAAGCAGACGACTATGTTGCTTCAATCCAACCTGACAAAACAATCGAAACTCGCTACGAGCAAGGTGTGATGGTATCTATGGTTGATAAAGACGGCAAGCTTATTCCAGAACAAGGAGGAGCGCGCTCAACATCACCAGCACCAGTTGTGATCCGTAAAGGACTTGACATCGATAAAATCATGATGCATCTGTCAGACACCTTTAACTCATGGGACTACCGTCAAGGGGAGTATTATTAA
- the leuD gene encoding 3-isopropylmalate dehydratase small subunit, with protein MEKFTVYTGTTVPLMNDNIDTDQILPKQFLKLIDKKGFGKYLMYAWRYLDDKYTEDPDFVFNRPEYRKASILISGDNFGAGSSREHAAWALADYGFKVVIAGSFGDIHYNNELNNGMLPIVQPREVREKLANLKPSDQVTVDLEQQKIISPVGEFTFEIDSEWKHKLLNGLDDIGITMQYEDLIAAYEKQRPAYWQD; from the coding sequence CGACACCGACCAAATCCTACCCAAGCAGTTTCTCAAGTTAATTGATAAAAAAGGCTTTGGTAAGTACCTCATGTATGCTTGGAGATATTTGGACGATAAGTATACTGAGGATCCAGACTTTGTCTTTAACCGACCTGAATATCGGAAAGCTAGTATTCTCATCTCAGGGGATAACTTTGGGGCAGGGTCTTCGAGGGAACACGCAGCTTGGGCTCTAGCTGACTATGGTTTTAAGGTCGTGATTGCGGGGTCTTTTGGGGATATTCATTACAATAATGAACTCAATAATGGAATGTTGCCAATTGTTCAGCCCAGAGAGGTTAGAGAGAAACTAGCCAACTTGAAACCAAGCGACCAGGTAACTGTGGACTTGGAACAACAAAAAATCATTTCACCAGTTGGGGAATTCACTTTCGAAATTGATAGCGAATGGAAACACAAGCTCTTAAATGGTTTGGATGATATCGGTATTACCATGCAGTACGAAGATTTGATTGCTGCTTATGAAAAACAACGCCCAGCCTATTGGCAGGATTAG